Within the Solwaraspora sp. WMMA2056 genome, the region CCGACCTCGACCTGCACAGCGACGCGCTGCCGCCGGGCACCCGGCTGGCGGTGGGCGACGAGGCGGTCATCGAGGTGACGGCCGAGCCGCACAACGGGTGCGCGAAGTTCGCCCACCGCTACGGGCGGGACGCGCACAAGCTGGTCTGGAGCGAGGACGGTCGCCAGGCCCGGCTGCGTGGCCTGTACACGCGGGTCGTCGTCGCCGGGGTCATCCGGCCAGGCGACCCGATCCGGGTGCTCGGCCCGGCCGACGCCGACCAGCCCTGATCGCCCTGGCCAGGGGTCCAGGGTCGGCCTTCGCTTGACCCTGACGCGCGGGTCAAGGTCTACGGTCGCGTCATGCCCTCGACACCCTTGACGCACCGGGAGGTGCGGCTCACCGCCGTCCCGGACGGCCTGCCCCGACCCGAACACTTCACCGTCGCGCAGGTCCCGACACCACGCCCCGGACCAGGCGAAGTCCTCGTCCGCAACCGCGCCTTCCTGGTGTTCGCCGCGCTGCTGCGGACCATGATCGGCGCTGCGGCGGCGGGGCTGCCCGGGGTACGTCCCGGCGAGCCGCTGCCGGGACCGGCGATCGGCGAGGTCGTCACCGCCCCGGACGGCAGCGGGTTGCGCCCAGGCGACCTCGTCGGGCACGACCTCGGCTGGCGCGAGTACGCGACGGTGCCCCTCGACGGATGCCGGCCGTTGGGGAACTCCCTCCCGGACCCGGTCGCGCACCTGTCGCAGGGCTGGACGGCGTACGGCGCACTGACCCGAGCCGTCGACGTACGCCCTGGCGACACCGTCCTGGTCACCGGCGCGGCCGGTGCCGTCGGATCACTCGCGGGTCAGATCGCCCGGCTCCTGGGCGCGGGCCGGGTCATCGGCACCACCGGTTCGACGGAAAAGGCCGACCGGCTGACCGCCGACCTCGGGTACGACGCCGTGGTCGTACGCGGCGCGGGACCTGTCGCGAAGCAGCTCGCCGACGCCGCGCCGGACGGCATCGACGTGCTGCTCGACACCGTCGGCGGCGAACAACTCCAGGCAGCCGTGGCCGCAGCCCGTCCGCACGCCCGGTTCGTCCTCATCGGGGCGCTCTCCGCGCAGCTGGCCGCCGAGGGTCTGGGCATCAGCGCCCCGGTGGAGCTCGACCTGGTGCCGATCGTGCTCAAGCGCATCCACCTGCACGGCTTCAACGCCGCCGACCATCTGGACGCACTCGACGAATGGACCGAGCGGTTCGGCGGCTGGCTGCGGGCCGGCCACATCCAGTTCCCGCATGCACGGCTGCCCGGAATCGACCGGGCACCGGAGGCGTTCCAGCACGTCGCCGAAGGTCGGCACGTCGGCGCCGTCATCGTGGAGCTGGTGCCGTCATAGTGGAGCTACAGCGACGGGAGCAGGGATGCGGATCGGTGACGCGGCGGCAGCGGCGGGGACGACACCACGAGCGCTGCGCTTCTACGAGCAACGGGGGCTGCTGCCACCGCCGACCCGCACCCGCACCGGGCAGCGGACGTACGGCCCCGCCGACGTCGCCCGGGTCCGGATCATCCGGGAGCTGCTGTCACTCGGCCTCACCGTCGAGGACATCGCCACCCTCAGCGACCGGCTGCACCTGCTCGACGGCGACACGTTGCCGCAGCACACCCTGCCGGCGCACGTCCGGATTCCGGAGGCGGCCGAGACCTTCGGCCGACGGCTGGAGGTCATCGACCGGCAGATCGCCCGGCTGATGCAACTCCGCCAGCTGTTGGCCGTCTGTCATGCGCAGCTCACCGACATCCCGGCAGGCGAGGTTCAAAACGGCGACGCTCAGCCGACTTCGAGGTGAGGCGCAGGCACGCTACGACGTGCTGCCGGGCGCGACCAGCCCGCTCTGGTAGGCCAGCGCGACCGCCTGGGCCCGGTCGCGCAGCCCCAGCTTGATCAGCACCCGGCCCAGGTGGGTCTTGACGGTGGCCTCGCCCACCAGCAGCCGACGGGCGATCTCCGCATTCGACAGGCCGTGGGCGACCAGGACGAGCACGTGGCGTTCCCGCCCGGTCAGCGCGGACAGCCGGCCGGGCACGCCGATCGACGGCTCCGGTCGGGCGGCGAAGTCGTCCGAGGTGATCTCGCGGGTGGCGGCGACGCCGTCCATGCCGGGCATCCATCAGTACGACGTCCGGCTGCCGCGCGGCGGCCATGGTGACCGCCGACGCGCCGTCGGCGCACTCGCCGACGATCTCGATGTCCGGTTCACCGGCGAGCAGCATCGCGATCCCGGAGCGGACCAGCTGCTGATCGTCGACCAGGATCGGCAGCCAGCTCAACGCGGGGACCACCATGTACGCAGGCCAGTACGTCCTCTCCCCCGACGGCCGGTTCGGCCTGCTGATGCAGACCGACGGCAACCTCGTCGTCTACGACAGCTCCGCCGCTGGCGCGGTGCCGCTGTGGGCGTCGAACTGGTCGGCCTGGCGCCCCAACTCATCAGGAGCTGCCAGGCCGATGCCCGGTGCCAGGTGGTGTCGGCGTACCGCAAGCTCTCCCGCTGGGCCTGCGCAGCCGGCCGCGCCGCAGAGCTTGAGCCTGCAGGTTGGGGGAGCCTCGTCGCAACAGCCCCCGGCCCCCGGCGGACCGGTAGTGCGGTAGAGCAATATTCCTGTGTGGAATAATTATTCCACACAGGAATACCGTGCAGGTCGACGTTCCAGCAGACACCCGTCACCGAAAGTAACTTCAAGGCGGCAACCAACGCTCGCCTCCCGTTCAGTGGGCCGCTCGCCCTAACGGCCGAGCAGCGCAAGGATCTGAGCCAACTGCGGCCCAGCGGTCAGGCTGCGGCGAGGGCCGACCGGACCAGCGAGTCGTACGTCTCGTCGGTGCGGGACGCCGCGACGCCGAGTGCGGCGACGAACGCGGCCAGCTCGGCCTGCACCGCCTCGCCGGGCACGCCGTCACCGACGATGCGTTCCAGCTCAAGGAAGGTGCCGAGGCCGGCGACGTCGTCGACGCACAGCACGCCGTCGGGCAATTCGGCGGTACGGCGTACTTTCGCGATCCGCACGGTCGGGCGGAAGCCCATCGCCAGGATCGCGGCGTGCATCTGGTCGCGGTCGGTCACCGCCGTCTCGTACTCGTCACAAGCCAGCGCGTTGTCGGCGGGACGCTTGAGGGTGAAGGTGTGTCGGCCGCCGACGGTCCGCAACCGTACGAAGGGGACGCCGAGCTTGCTGTCACCGTACGACCAGCTTTGCGGCGCGTACGCCTGATCGTCCTGCACGATCGGCGGACCCGGCTCGATGCCGCGCGCGGTGAGCGCGACGAGCAACGCTTCCCGGTCCTGGACGCGGTACTTGACCTCGACCTCGCGCACCGCGCCTCCACCTGCCCGTCGCCACACTGACTGCGCAGCGTCGCACAAGCGTCACCGAGCCGGCAACGCGGCACGCCAGCGGCTACCCGCGTCGACGCAGGAGAAAAAGCGGTACAAGCCTCCGACAGCAGGTATAGTCTAGTCAGACTAGACGGAGGTACGGCTGAGATGCACTGGCAGGTCCAAGAGGCGAAGCAGAGGTTCAGCGAGGTGCTTCGCGCAGCCGAGCGGGGTGAGCCGCAGATCGTGACGAAGCACGGCGAGGAGGTGGCCGTGGTCATCGACATCTCGGAGTACCGCCGTCTCCGCGGCGAACAGACCAGCTTCATGGAGTACCTTCGCAGCAATCCTGACATGGACGACGACTTCGAGATCGAACGCCAGCAGGATCTCCCCCGCGACATCGACCTGGCTGGCTGACCGTTGGCATTTCTGCTGGACACCAACGTGGTGTCGGAACTGCGTAAGTCAAACCCGAACCAGAACGTCATCGCGTGGAACAAGACACATTCGGCCGCCGAGGCCTACCTGAGTGTGCTCGTGGTAGGTGAGATCCGGCAGGGAATCGAGCGGCTCCGCCCGCGTGACCCGCAGCGCGCCGAGTCACTTCAGCGCTGGCTGACCGGTCTGATCGCGAGCTTCCGAGATCGGGTGCTGCCCGTGACGACCGAGATAGCGATCGAGTGGGGCCGGATGAACGTCCCGCCTGCGCCACCACCGGTCGTCGACGGACTGATCGCGGCGACCGCGAAGGTCCACCGCCTCACCCTGGTCACCCGCAACATCGCCGACATCTCTCGGACCGGGGTCAGCACCATCAACCCCTTCGATCCCCACTGACAGGCGAGACCCCTCACACGCAGACGTGTGGCCAGCGACGGCCGCTTGGGTGCCTGCCTCACCTCGATGCAGTCGCGCCTGCACCTCGATCGCTCGGCCGCAACCGGCCGCGTCAAGGCCGGCACCGCCGATTCACGGGACAAGTAAGAACAAAGCACTCATAGGTAAGTACGTGCTGGCGAACGATGGCGTACGACTTGTACAAGGCGTACGATCCGTACGTGACCGAACCGATCAGACCCGAGCAGGAGCTGAGCATCTCGGCCGCCCGAAATGAGTTCGCCGACATCGTGTCCCGTGCCCACTACAGCGGCCGGATCACCTACGTCACTCGACGGGGTCAACGGCTCGCCGCGATCGT harbors:
- a CDS encoding NADP-dependent oxidoreductase codes for the protein MPSTPLTHREVRLTAVPDGLPRPEHFTVAQVPTPRPGPGEVLVRNRAFLVFAALLRTMIGAAAAGLPGVRPGEPLPGPAIGEVVTAPDGSGLRPGDLVGHDLGWREYATVPLDGCRPLGNSLPDPVAHLSQGWTAYGALTRAVDVRPGDTVLVTGAAGAVGSLAGQIARLLGAGRVIGTTGSTEKADRLTADLGYDAVVVRGAGPVAKQLADAAPDGIDVLLDTVGGEQLQAAVAAARPHARFVLIGALSAQLAAEGLGISAPVELDLVPIVLKRIHLHGFNAADHLDALDEWTERFGGWLRAGHIQFPHARLPGIDRAPEAFQHVAEGRHVGAVIVELVPS
- a CDS encoding MerR family transcriptional regulator; translation: MRIGDAAAAAGTTPRALRFYEQRGLLPPPTRTRTGQRTYGPADVARVRIIRELLSLGLTVEDIATLSDRLHLLDGDTLPQHTLPAHVRIPEAAETFGRRLEVIDRQIARLMQLRQLLAVCHAQLTDIPAGEVQNGDAQPTSR
- a CDS encoding class IV adenylate cyclase, which codes for MREVEVKYRVQDREALLVALTARGIEPGPPIVQDDQAYAPQSWSYGDSKLGVPFVRLRTVGGRHTFTLKRPADNALACDEYETAVTDRDQMHAAILAMGFRPTVRIAKVRRTAELPDGVLCVDDVAGLGTFLELERIVGDGVPGEAVQAELAAFVAALGVAASRTDETYDSLVRSALAAA
- a CDS encoding type II toxin-antitoxin system Phd/YefM family antitoxin produces the protein MHWQVQEAKQRFSEVLRAAERGEPQIVTKHGEEVAVVIDISEYRRLRGEQTSFMEYLRSNPDMDDDFEIERQQDLPRDIDLAG
- a CDS encoding type II toxin-antitoxin system VapC family toxin, producing MAFLLDTNVVSELRKSNPNQNVIAWNKTHSAAEAYLSVLVVGEIRQGIERLRPRDPQRAESLQRWLTGLIASFRDRVLPVTTEIAIEWGRMNVPPAPPPVVDGLIAATAKVHRLTLVTRNIADISRTGVSTINPFDPH
- a CDS encoding type II toxin-antitoxin system prevent-host-death family antitoxin encodes the protein MTEPIRPEQELSISAARNEFADIVSRAHYSGRITYVTRRGQRLAAIVPADLAEAIERAEDAADVAAAREALARIDAGEKPVSLAELRAELGL